The genomic DNA ACCACCATCGCCGGCCAAATGGCCTGGCTTGTGACGGCGGACGGCTATTCCTATGTGCAGCCGATCAGAGTTTATGTGGTGAAAAGCGGTAATTACTCGTACCGGCTTTCGTCAACCTCCAGCGATAATACCAGGAACAACGAAATGTTCCAGGCGCTGCTGGACGGCACGAAAATCGTCGAAAAACAGTCTGAATAACAGGGTATATGTGGTCGAACCTTCCCCTGGTGGTATGATGGAGGTATCTTAATCAGGAGGCCACCATGCAAAAAATCACCCCCAACCTTTGGTTCGACGGCGCACGCGAGGCAGTTGATTTCTACGTTTCAGCCTTTCCTGACGGCAAGATTCTCTCCGTAGCCAACTATCCGGAAAGCGCCGAGGAGGGCCTGGCCGACTTCCAGCAGGACCTGGCTGGCAAAGAACTCAGCATCGAGTTTGAGTTGGGTGGCATGCATTTCACCGCCATCAATGCCGGCCCGGCGTTTACGCCCAACCCCTCCATTTCCTTTATGGTAAACTTTGACCCCTCGCGTGATGAGCAGGCCCGCGAACACCTGGATGAGCTCTGGGCTAAGCTGAGCGAGGGTGGCCAGGTGCTGATGCCACTGGACACGTATGACTTCAGCCAGCACTACGGCTGGGTACAGGACCGCTTTAACATCAGTTGGCAGTTGATGCTGACCGACCCGGCGGGTGAGCCGCGGCCGTTCATCGTGCCGGCGCTGATGTTCATCGGTGATAACAACAACCGGGCCGAAGAAGCGCTGAACCACTACGTCTCAATCTTTAAAGACGCCAAAGCCGGCACCTTGGCCCGCTACCCCGACGACACCGGTCCCGCCAAGGCCGGCTCGCTGATGTATGGTGAATTCGCCGTGGGTGAGCAGTGGTTTGCCGTCATGGACAGTGGCGTGGAGCACCAGTTCAACTTCAACGAGGGTATCTCGCTGTCGATCAGCTGCCGCGACCAGGCCGAGATTGATTATTTCTGGGAAAAACTCTCCACCGTACCAGAAGCCGAGCAGTGCGGCTGGTGCAAGGACCAGTTCGGCGTCAGCTGGCAGGTGGTGCCGGAGAACATGGAAGAGCTGATGAGCCGTCCGGGCGCCTTTGCCAAAATGATGGAGATGCATAAGCTCGTCATTGCTGATTTTTAGATAATATTGTATTATAGCCTCCGTCGCCGTACGGTCATACCCTGCGGCACTTACCTCTCAGGAGTCTTCTGTGACACTGGGTACGTTGGACGTCACTACCCTGCCGCTCACGCGGGTCTACACCTGTAAGGACGGCTCCACCATCGACATGGTCGAGCTGGTGAAGCGCGCCCGGCCGGTCATCGAGGCCATGATGGAGGCCGGCTTCCTCAAGCAGACCGACGCCATGGGCTTCGTCATGCTGGAGCCGGCGGTAGTCGGTCACGACAACCGCAGCAAGATCGACCCCGACGACCCGTCGACCTACGTCTGGTTCGCCGGTGGTTGGGGCGACGAGAAGCGGCTGCACGCGCTCATCGCCAACGCGGTCCGCAAGCTGCGGGGCATGCTGCGCGAGCAGGTCGACAGCACGCTGGAGATGCGGCTTGACCCCGCCAACTTCACTTTCGAGAACCTCGTCCCGTCGGTCGACGAGAACGACGAGTTCCCCTGGGGCGACTTCGGCTGGGCCGGTGCGCTGCGCCTGTTCTTCGACGACCTCGAGCTGGGCGGCGCCATCAGCGTCTTCAGCGAGCTCGGGGACCACACCGTCACTGCGCTGCTGCTGCACCTGTTCTACGAGCCGATGGCGGCCGGTGACGGCCTGTTGCCGGAGAACACGGCGATGATCCGGCTGAAGGAGGCGGTGGAGGCCAAGCGAGCGGCGGCTGCCGATGCCGCCACGCCCGCTGCCGGCATCGAGAAGATCGACGCCGGCAGCGCCGCCTACGCCGAGTACGGCGGGGACGGCGCCGAGCGCTGAGGCCTCAAGCCCTCTCCCGATTCTGCCTGGTGGCGGGGTCGGGAGGGGGTGTTCTTTTTGTCGGGGTATACTAGTGTCATATGACACAGAAGAAAATAATCAGTAAAAATGGCAGCAAGACGGACGGGCTGAAACGGCAACATCTCGTGGTTGGCGTATTGGCGGCAGCTGCAGGGGTAATTTTAGTTGTCGTCGTATTGCTTATTGCCAAAGTAGCCGGCGGTGCCTGGCAGGCCGAGGAAGATAAACGTACTCTCATGCATACCGATCAAATCGTCGAGGCAAGTAAAGAAAAACATGTCATACGCGGAACGGTCGTCGAGAAACAGACCAGCTGCGGCGGCGAAAGGCTGCCGGGGTACGATGAGTACCAATTGACTATCGGTATCTGTGATGGCGGCAATGCCGTATCAGTTGACGGGCTTATTATCTCAACGGGCGGAGGGGCCCTCAATGGTGGTGCGCGGGAACATATCAGTGATATTAAGGATATTCATGCCGGCGACAAGGTAGAGGTGAGATATGTGAAGAATGGGGAATGGGCAAGTACCAATTGTGAGTCCTGTTACGTTAAAAAGCATTGACATGCCCCTACAATGATGTAGTATGTGTACCACCGCCGCACGGTCCTACCCTGCAGCACCGACTCCCAAGGAGTACCCATGACACCAGAACCGGTAAACCCCGGCACCTTCCCGACCGCCCAGACATTCCAGTGCTGGGACGGCACCAGCCTGGACCTGGCCGCGCTGTTGGTGGAGACCCGGCCGGTCGTCCAGGCACTGCTGGATGGCGGCATCATCAGCGCGGGCGCCATCAACGCCGGCTACAGCATCGGCTTTGTGATGACGTCGCCGATCGTCAACGGCGAGTACCTCACCGACACCAACAACTGGGACCACCCGGAGCGGTTCGTCTGGTTCGCCGGCGGCTGGGGCGTCTCGCACAAGCGGCGCATCGCCGAGGCGGCCTGCCTCCTGCGGCCACTCCTGCGCGAAATGGCTCGCAGCACGCTGGAGCTGCGCATGGTCGACCCGACCCAGTTCTTCGACGCCGTCGAGCCCGCTCCCACCGAGGACATGCCCCCATGGGGCGACATCCCGGAGGGCGGCGCCGTCATGCTCACCTACGGCGACCTCATCCTCCGCGGCGCGGTGCGCGGCCTCGATGAGGCCGGCAACCACCTCGTGGCGGTGCTGCTGATGGAGATCATCGCGAAGCGGATCATCGCTAGGGAGGAGATGCCGCTGTTGCGGGAGGGGAGTGACGACGGGGACGGGGTTGAGCCCGACGACTCCGACAGGGGGTGAGGTGTGCCCTCTCCTGGCCTGCTGCGAAGCGGGTTGGGAGGGGGTGTTTTTCTTTTGCAGCACAATACTTATACTGGTTGCCATGCACAAAGAACTGCTTGCCACCTCAGCTAATGGCCTTCCTGTCTTTTATGATCCCATGGGTTCGCACGCAGCGACACATTTTGCGGATACGCCGCAGTTGAAGGGGCTGGTGCAGGAGATACTGGCCGGGACGGTGCTGGATGGGCCGCAGATGATATTTGAGACGGACCTAGGCCGCATCATCGGCACTACTGACTTGGTGGTGAATGAAGAGGGTGACGTGATTGTGTATGCCAAGCGTAAGAATCGTAGTGAGTATACGCTGTTTAATAAATCGAAGGGGCCGCAGCCGTCTTCTGTCGTGACGATATTTGTGAAAGAGATAGACGGCGTGTATGAGCTGATTACTGCGTGGGTGGGTGGGGTTGCGCCGCCGTTTCCGGGGGATGTGAATTAATTGCCGGAGAGTCGGAAGTTTTGGAGGGGGTATGCGTTGGCGTGGGGGAGGCAGGAGGTGGAGGAGGGGACGGAGACTTTGGATTGTCCGTGGTAGGGCGTCAGGATCACTTAATCGGTGTGACGGTGATGGGATTCTCGCCATGAGGCAGATCGTCGCCACGCTTGGTAACGTGAACGGTCAGAGTGCCGTCATCATTCTCATAGACTTCGCTGACTACGAACGGTGTCTGCTTACGACTTGTTAAGTCTTTAAGTGATCCTTTAAGCTGAGCACTCCAGCGTTTGCCGTCACGGTCATATTCAAATGGTTTATCGTACATACTACTCCTTTATTTTGTAGGGCCATTATAGCTCAATCAATTCCGATGTGCTGTAGTGTCATAAAGTACGATATCGCTATGACTAGAATACGCAACAGCAACAAGACTAGCGAACAGACTCGCTGTATCGTGTGCAAGACTTCTTCACTACCGCTATCCAGCGCTACGGGCTAAATGCTACGGCATCACTACTAAACTTCAACGCTTGTATGATGACCGCTTGGACGGACGCATAAGCACCGAATACTACAACGAGATGGCTAATAAGATGGAAGACCGACAGCAGGAGGTCACGGCTAAATGGGTAATTATTAAGGTTTTGCAGTTTCTTAAAGAAAAACAGTAAATATTATTGCTAGTATAGAGTATATGGATAGCCAATCGTCATTTGAAATGCCCATACAACTTGTCCCTGATTTGGCGGTTGCCGAGTCCGAAGATAGCCGTAGTGACGCACTAGAATTTATATCTTACGCAAGTGTCATAGCTCGTATTGTTCGTGGAACACGCGGACCTTTTACCATAGGCGTATTTGGCGAATGGGGGATGGGTAAAACTAGCTTGATGAGATTAATCGCTCAACAGTTAATAAGCGACAACTTTGAAGGAAGTGATCAAGTGATAGTCCCCGTATGGTTCAACGCATGGATGTTTGAACGTGTTCAGTATCCAATCATTCCATTAATAAAAAGTATTATTGAGGCGATTGAACTAAGGCAGCAGAGTGACGATAGTATCGCGGCTTCAAGTAAAACACTCTTGGACGCGCTCAAGGCACTAATTAAAGCATCAAAAATAAAAGGACAACTAAGCCTTCCAGGTGGAGGCGCGGAGGTCGAGGTAGATCCCAGTGTTGCGTACGCGGCGTATAAAGAGCATAGAAGTGGCCGCGAATCAGTTCCGGAAAACCAAGATTCATATGAGCAAATATTCGACGCGCTTCACAAGATCAGTGACAATGTTGTTCCCAAAAACATTACAATTTTAGTACTTATTGATGACCTTGATCGCTGTTTTCCCGAAAACGCGGTGCGACTACTTGAGAGTATAAAGCTGATTCTTTCTCAACCTGGCTTCATTTTTGCGCTGGGGGCATCAAGAATTGTTATTGAAGAGTACCTGCAGTCAAAATATGAAAAACAATTTGGGATTCAGCATTTCAACGGCCGTGCTTATCTGGACAAAATGATCCAGCTAACATTTGACATTCCCCCGCATGCTTCACGCATAGATACCTTTACTGATGAAATTATTAGCAGTATTGAAAATGAAATTACCCGCAATGAATTGCATTCGGTAAATTCTATAATAAGCCAAACTTGTCACTATAACCCTCGTGCGATCATTCGTTTTATCAACAGGCTTATCACCGACAGCGCAATATATAAACTAAAAAATTCAAGTGTCGAGAAGGCCACCATCCCGGTTGGTTTCTTTGCTGTTACTAGAAGCTTGCAGCAAGTATCGCAAGATTTGTACGGCCTTCTTGTTAGCGGGGAAGACGAGGAAGACAGAGAATACTGCGCCATCATTTCCAGATGGAATGACCATGACATAAAGGACTGGAAGAACTATGGTAACGGCATTGCGGATGCAAAACGACCAAAAGATTATGGCGCTCTGCGACTTGCGGATCCGCAGGCATTGAAACAAATTGCAACTTACTTAGCAAATAACCGCACGTTAAAGTTTCTATTATGGCAAGAAATGGGAAGGAGGTGGCTTGCAGACCACCCCATGCGTGAAGCTAGTGTTTCATTTCTACTTGCCCAGCCAAGCGAGAACGTCATGTTTAGCGACGACCAAGTTGCAAAAGCACCTGAGGCTTATCGGCCATATACTCAACAAGATGATGTATATGAGGAGGCCGTAAGAACTGTTATTGAACTAGGAAGGGCCTCAACTAGTCTGCTTCAAAGAAGGCTGCGCATCGGCTATTCTCGGGCGGCAAGAATTATTGAAGAGATGGAACAAAAAGGAATTGTTGCTCCTTCGGATGGATCGCGACCGAGAGAGGTGCTCATTAGTAGTTATGGTGAATTTGAAAATCTGACGAGTAAAATAGGGTCAGATGAAAGTATTAAATAGTATGATTTCACGCACACCCTCACTTAAAAATCTTCAGCAACAAATCCGCCAATTCTGCGACGCCCGCGACTGGGACCAATTCCATAACCCCAAAGACCTTTCCATCTCACTTGCGCTTGAAGCTACTGAGGTCATGGAGCACTTCCAATGGAAAAACGCCGAAGAAATGGCCGAGCACATCAAGAAGCACAAGGGTGATGTCGGTGAAGAACTGGCGGACGTATTCTATTGGGTGCTGCTACTCGCCAACAAGCTCGACATTAATTTGGTCGAAGCCTTCAACGACAAGATGGCCAAGAACGAAAAGAAGTACCCTGTTGCCAAAGCAAAGGGTAGCCATAAGAAATACACCGAACTTTCCGAATGATCATCTACTCAGCCACAAAAAAGCAGTTCTCTCACGACATTCTCGCCAATAATATCGAGCAAAAAGTTCTGGCATCATTTGTGCGCGCTACGGGTTCGACATCAGGCAAATTGCCAGTGAGCGAGGCCGAAATTCGCTCGTGGCACAACTCTTTGATGTACATGGACAAGGTGGTGTCTAGCAGCGATATCCCAGATAACGCGGGTGTTGCCATTGAATATAGACTGCCACTCTCGTCCAAGCGCGTAGATTTTATTCTGACGGGCCAGAACGAGCATGGGCGCGACACGGCTATTCTTGTAGAGCTTAAGCAGTGGTCAACTGCTACGGCGACTGATAAAGACGGCGTGGTTAATACTTTTGTAGCTAAGCAATATCGAGATGAGCCACATCCGTCATATCAAGTCTGGTCATACGCGGCCATGCTTGAGAACTACAACTCTACCGTACAGCAAGATGAAATCATCTTAAAGCCGTGCGCTTATCTTCACAACTATGAGCCCGACGACGTTATAAACAGTGAGCGCTATGCGGAATATACAAGCAAAGCGCCAGTCTTTTTGCTGCCCGATGCCGAAAAGCTGCAAAACTTTATCAAGCAGTACGTTAAGTGTGGTGACGAAAACGGCGTGCTTTATAACATCGAGCGCGGCCAGTTGCGACCATCAAAGCAGCTTGCCGATAGCCTCCGGTCGATGCTAGAGGGTAATCAGGAATTCATACTAATTGATGAGCAGAAGGTAGTCTACGAGACTGCATTGAGTTTGGCTCGACATTCCAGTGATGAGGTGAAGAATGTGCTAATCGTGGAAGGTGGCCCAGGTACGGGCAAGTCTGTGGTGGCCGTCAACCTCTTGGTAAATCTCATTCAAAAGGGTTTAGTATCTCAATACGTAACGCGTAATGCGGCACCTCGCGTAGTGTTTGAAGCTAAGCTTTCAGGCAGTAGTCTCAGGTCACAAGCATCACATTTATTTCGATCTGCTTTTGGCTATGTTGATGCTGCTGCCAATGAATTCGATACACTTATCGTTGATGAAGCTCATCGCCTTACGGAAAAGTCAGGCGTCTACGGCAATCTTGGCGAGAACGAAGTAAAAGAAATTATCAATGCCGCCAAATTCTCAGTCTTCTTTATTGATGAAGATCAAAAGGTGACATTGAAGGATATTGGCAGCAAAGACGAGATTCGAAAATGGGCGAGGGTGCTTGGTGCAACTGTTACTGAGTTGGAGTTGCCGTCACAATTCCGCTGCAACGGCTCTGATGGATATCTGGCGTGGCTTGATGATGTGCTTGAAGTGCGCGAAACTGCAAACACAAACCTGGACGGCATTGATTATGAGTTTCGCGTATATGACTCGCCGCACGACTTACTTGTAGACATACACGAAAAGAATGAGCTCAATAATAAGTCCCGCTTGGTGGCAGGATACTGTTGGGACTGGAAAAGCGCTAAGAATCCACTGCTGCACGATATTGAAATTGGTGATTTTACGGCGCGCTGGAACTTAAAGGTTGATGGTCAAGCGTGGCTTATTAAGCCGAACTCGGTGAATGAGGTGGGCTGCATCTACACCTGCCAAGGGCTTGAGCTTGATTATGTCGGTGTTATCTTAGGCGAAGATTTAGTGGTGCGTGATGGAAAAGTCGTTACTAATGCATTGAAACGTGCATCGCAAGATAGGGCACTTTGGGGGTATAAAGGCATGCATAAAGAAAATCCCGAGGAAGCTTATGCAATTGCTGATGCGATTATCAAGAATACGTATCGTACGCTCATGACTCGTGGTATGAAGGGTTGCTTTATCTACTCGGTCGACGAGGAGACGAGAGAGTACTTTAAGCAGCAATTATTATCATTTCATGAAACAAAACTACCAAATATTGGGGTGGATGGTTTTAGTGTCATAGACTAGTCTCGTAAGAGGTTAGTTCATGCGAAAAAACAAAATTAGTGTAGTTGAGGAGGTTCTGGCGAGACTTAGCGAGGAGCGAGTAAGTCGTCAGGAGCATCTTATGTCGTTTAGTCTTAGTAGCCAAAGAGAAATTATCAAGAAGCACACTGTAAGCATTGGAACACTCAACGCTACGCTCGTCCACCCAAGAGATGTGTTCTATAGCGCAATTGTTGATAACGCCGCCGAAATTGTTATTGCTCATAATCATCCGGAGGGAAGTTTAGAGCCCAGCAACGCGGATCGAGCTATGACCAGAAGATTTCGTGAAGCGGGCCAACTACTGGGCATTCCGTTATATCTTCATGTTTTGGTCACAAAGTCGAGCTACTCCGTGATTTGAGATAGGCTGCATGGCCAAATTGAAGTAGACTTAACGATGGCATTAGTGCTTAAGTTAAATTACATTTCAAGCATTGGCACTGTGGCGCTAAATGACAAAACGGACGATACCCACCTCAGTACGTGCTATCTGTTATGTACGTGATAATGAAACTTGCCAATGGAGTGGCTGTGATTTGTCGCGTCTTAACGGTGACGTGATTAACTTGCACCACATCTTGCCTGAACAATTTGGAGGCAAGGAAGAGCCGGATAATCTTATCACGCTTTGTGACATACATCATAAAAGTATGCATGCAGAATTCCATGCATTCTATCCTGACAGTCAGAGTGTTTTGCTAAAAATGAACCGACTGACTAAAACTGCCCTCTCTAAAATTAGAAGAGCGATGGGCGTAGATGATGGGTATGATTTACGTCCATATCTCTACTTTTTGACTAAACAGTACAGTTTCAGGCCGGGACAGCTTACTGCCATTCGAGCCGCACTATCGGGGCGGGATGTTCTATTTGTTACGCCTACAGGCTCTGGCAAGTCAGTGTGTTATCAAATGCCAGGCCTGTTGGGAGGAAGTGCCTCGTTGGTAATCTCACCACTCAATGCACTAATGAAAGATCAAATGGAAAGCATTTGGTCCAAAAAAATTCCAACTACCTACATAAATAGCGAGCTTTCTCCAGAAGAAAAGAGAAAACGATACTCGTTTATTCGGCAGCACCTCTATAAGTTTATATTTGTTGCGCCTGAGCGGTTTGACTCTAAAGATCCGCTTACTTCAAATCTATACACTCACTATTCACACCTCGTTGTCGATGAGGCGCACGCGATTGATATGTGGGGCATGGCGTTTCGTCCGTCATATCGAAAACTGGGCGAAATCCGGCGCACGTTAGGTGACCCGCCGGTAATCGCGCTAACGGCAACGGCATCCAAAGAAACACAAAAGAACATCACTACCTCTCTCAACATGAAGCGGCCAAAAGTAATCGTCACTGGCTTCGAAAAAAAGAACATTGAAATTT from Candidatus Saccharibacteria bacterium includes the following:
- a CDS encoding VOC family protein, with amino-acid sequence MQKITPNLWFDGAREAVDFYVSAFPDGKILSVANYPESAEEGLADFQQDLAGKELSIEFELGGMHFTAINAGPAFTPNPSISFMVNFDPSRDEQAREHLDELWAKLSEGGQVLMPLDTYDFSQHYGWVQDRFNISWQLMLTDPAGEPRPFIVPALMFIGDNNNRAEEALNHYVSIFKDAKAGTLARYPDDTGPAKAGSLMYGEFAVGEQWFAVMDSGVEHQFNFNEGISLSISCRDQAEIDYFWEKLSTVPEAEQCGWCKDQFGVSWQVVPENMEELMSRPGAFAKMMEMHKLVIADF
- a CDS encoding nucleotide pyrophosphohydrolase; the protein is MISRTPSLKNLQQQIRQFCDARDWDQFHNPKDLSISLALEATEVMEHFQWKNAEEMAEHIKKHKGDVGEELADVFYWVLLLANKLDINLVEAFNDKMAKNEKKYPVAKAKGSHKKYTELSE
- a CDS encoding DUF2075 domain-containing protein, whose protein sequence is MIIYSATKKQFSHDILANNIEQKVLASFVRATGSTSGKLPVSEAEIRSWHNSLMYMDKVVSSSDIPDNAGVAIEYRLPLSSKRVDFILTGQNEHGRDTAILVELKQWSTATATDKDGVVNTFVAKQYRDEPHPSYQVWSYAAMLENYNSTVQQDEIILKPCAYLHNYEPDDVINSERYAEYTSKAPVFLLPDAEKLQNFIKQYVKCGDENGVLYNIERGQLRPSKQLADSLRSMLEGNQEFILIDEQKVVYETALSLARHSSDEVKNVLIVEGGPGTGKSVVAVNLLVNLIQKGLVSQYVTRNAAPRVVFEAKLSGSSLRSQASHLFRSAFGYVDAAANEFDTLIVDEAHRLTEKSGVYGNLGENEVKEIINAAKFSVFFIDEDQKVTLKDIGSKDEIRKWARVLGATVTELELPSQFRCNGSDGYLAWLDDVLEVRETANTNLDGIDYEFRVYDSPHDLLVDIHEKNELNNKSRLVAGYCWDWKSAKNPLLHDIEIGDFTARWNLKVDGQAWLIKPNSVNEVGCIYTCQGLELDYVGVILGEDLVVRDGKVVTNALKRASQDRALWGYKGMHKENPEEAYAIADAIIKNTYRTLMTRGMKGCFIYSVDEETREYFKQQLLSFHETKLPNIGVDGFSVID
- a CDS encoding JAB domain-containing protein encodes the protein MRKNKISVVEEVLARLSEERVSRQEHLMSFSLSSQREIIKKHTVSIGTLNATLVHPRDVFYSAIVDNAAEIVIAHNHPEGSLEPSNADRAMTRRFREAGQLLGIPLYLHVLVTKSSYSVI
- a CDS encoding RecQ family ATP-dependent DNA helicase; amino-acid sequence: MSRLNGDVINLHHILPEQFGGKEEPDNLITLCDIHHKSMHAEFHAFYPDSQSVLLKMNRLTKTALSKIRRAMGVDDGYDLRPYLYFLTKQYSFRPGQLTAIRAALSGRDVLFVTPTGSGKSVCYQMPGLLGGSASLVISPLNALMKDQMESIWSKKIPTTYINSELSPEEKRKRYSFIRQHLYKFIFVAPERFDSKDPLTSNLYTHYSHLVVDEAHAIDMWGMAFRPSYRKLGEIRRTLGDPPVIALTATASKETQKNITTSLNMKRPKVIVTGFEKKNIEILVHRAHERNFLHNRNIGKLEYIYQTITGNPDHKIIIFVPTVKRGDELLSELRFRGLEVEFYHSKLEPKVKMQIQNRFTGIQKPGLRVLISTSAFGMGIDIPDIRHVIHLMPAQSITDYVQQIGRAGRDGRQSYAHLLYEPADNGLLEYMAERSLHEKGFKEKHGYTDKDVEQVKRKLLTQVEDMINLTRQPKGKEWKYILDYFGEVPPRFWDMYGKWAVDAFLIALLVVVTWCVAQSM